One region of Vibrio pelagius genomic DNA includes:
- the rep gene encoding DNA helicase Rep, with product MRLNPRQDEAVKYVSGPCLVLAGAGSGKTRVITNKIAYLVQECGYKARNIAAVTFTNKAAREMKERVGQTLGKNESKGLIVSTFHTMGLNIIRREYKALGLKAGFSLFDDQDQLALLKELTEKQIDGDKDLLRQLLSTISNWKNDMLTPDQAKARAKGEQEQLFAFCFEMYQKQMKAYNALDFDDLIAMPVLLLKTNQEVRERWQSRIRYLLVDEYQDTNTSQYELVRLLVGERGRLTVVGDDDQSIYSWRGAKPQNLVLLGEDYPNLRLIKLEQNYRSTSRILRAANILIANNPHVYEKSLFSEIPDGEKLKVLNAKNEDHEAERITGEIIAHKFLNRTEYKDYAVLYRGNHQSRLIEKALMQNRIPYKISGGTSFFARAEIKDIMAYLRVLVNPDDDNAFLRIVNTPRREIGPVTLEKLGSYANMRGKSLFEASFEMGLEQTLTGRGLENLRRFTDWIVRISDNAERGNTVDAVRSLVRDINYEDWLYETSASPKAAEMRMKNVSDLYSWIVADLEGDNYDKEEKTLREVVQRLTLRDMMERGEDDDDADQVQLMTLHASKGLEFPYVYLMGAEEGILPHQTSIDEGNVEEERRLMYVGITRAQKELTFTKCRERRQFGELIKPTQSRFLDELPHDDVEWETVKKPQSQEERMEKGQAHIANIRAMFNKK from the coding sequence ATGAGACTGAACCCAAGACAAGACGAAGCCGTGAAGTACGTATCAGGCCCCTGCTTAGTGTTAGCGGGCGCAGGATCGGGCAAAACACGAGTTATCACCAACAAGATTGCTTACTTGGTTCAGGAGTGTGGCTACAAGGCGCGAAACATTGCAGCTGTGACCTTCACCAACAAAGCGGCTCGTGAAATGAAAGAGCGTGTTGGACAGACATTAGGTAAGAATGAATCTAAGGGGCTGATCGTTTCGACCTTCCACACCATGGGTTTGAACATCATCCGCCGAGAATATAAGGCGCTTGGTTTAAAAGCAGGCTTTTCACTGTTTGATGATCAAGACCAGCTCGCTCTACTCAAAGAGCTAACGGAAAAGCAGATCGATGGTGATAAGGACCTGCTGCGTCAGCTATTGAGCACCATCTCAAACTGGAAGAATGACATGCTCACGCCAGATCAAGCGAAAGCGCGTGCCAAAGGTGAGCAAGAGCAGCTCTTTGCTTTCTGTTTTGAAATGTACCAAAAGCAGATGAAAGCGTATAACGCGCTTGATTTTGATGATCTGATTGCAATGCCGGTATTACTGCTGAAGACCAATCAAGAAGTGCGTGAGCGTTGGCAATCTCGAATTCGTTATTTATTGGTCGATGAGTACCAAGATACCAACACCAGTCAGTATGAGTTAGTGCGTCTGTTAGTCGGCGAACGAGGTCGCTTGACCGTGGTAGGTGATGATGACCAATCGATCTACTCATGGCGTGGCGCGAAACCACAAAACTTGGTGCTCTTGGGTGAAGACTACCCGAATCTACGTTTAATTAAATTGGAACAGAACTACCGCTCAACCAGTCGTATCCTGCGAGCGGCTAACATCCTGATCGCCAATAACCCTCACGTGTATGAAAAGTCACTTTTCTCTGAGATCCCAGACGGTGAAAAGCTCAAGGTACTCAACGCTAAGAATGAAGATCATGAAGCGGAGCGCATAACCGGTGAAATCATCGCACACAAATTCTTAAATCGTACTGAATATAAAGATTATGCGGTGCTCTATCGTGGTAACCACCAATCGCGCCTGATTGAAAAAGCGCTGATGCAAAACCGTATCCCTTATAAAATCTCAGGTGGCACCTCTTTCTTTGCACGTGCAGAGATTAAAGACATTATGGCTTATCTACGTGTATTGGTGAATCCAGACGATGACAACGCATTCTTGCGTATTGTGAATACCCCACGCCGTGAGATTGGTCCGGTGACACTCGAGAAGCTGGGTAGCTACGCCAACATGCGTGGTAAGAGCTTGTTTGAGGCGAGCTTTGAGATGGGCTTGGAGCAGACACTGACAGGTCGAGGGTTAGAGAACCTGCGCCGCTTCACCGATTGGATTGTTCGTATCTCAGATAATGCAGAGCGTGGTAATACGGTTGATGCCGTTCGCTCTTTAGTTCGCGACATTAACTACGAAGATTGGTTATACGAAACGTCAGCGAGTCCGAAAGCGGCAGAAATGCGCATGAAGAACGTCTCTGATCTCTATAGTTGGATTGTGGCTGACCTTGAGGGTGACAACTACGATAAAGAAGAGAAGACATTGAGAGAAGTGGTTCAGCGACTGACTCTGCGTGACATGATGGAGCGTGGTGAAGATGACGATGACGCTGACCAAGTTCAACTGATGACTTTGCACGCCTCTAAAGGTCTCGAGTTCCCATATGTCTACCTAATGGGCGCGGAAGAGGGAATTCTTCCTCACCAAACCAGTATTGATGAAGGTAATGTCGAAGAAGAGCGTCGATTGATGTACGTGGGTATTACCCGAGCTCAGAAAGAGCTGACCTTTACTAAATGTCGTGAGCGTCGTCAGTTTGGTGAATTGATTAAACCAACGCAGAGCCGCTTTTTAGATGAATTGCCACACGATGATGTGGAGTGGGAGACAGTGAAGAAGCCTCAGTCACAAGAAGAGCGCATGGAGAAAGGCCAAGCGCATATCGCCAATATCAGAGCGATGTTTAATAAGAAATAA
- a CDS encoding c-type cytochrome, whose translation MDMSRRILSLVIAAVTFSTTAVASELSQAEHDAIAERIKPVGQVYLVGSEPVAAEPTGPRDGATVYGTFCIACHASGVSGAPKTGDAADWAPRIAQGRDILADHAINGFNAMPAKGSCMDCSDEEIKDAIEHMIAGL comes from the coding sequence ATGGATATGTCTCGTCGAATTTTAAGCCTTGTCATCGCAGCAGTGACTTTTTCAACGACAGCGGTCGCATCAGAACTGAGCCAAGCTGAGCATGATGCTATTGCTGAGCGCATCAAGCCCGTTGGTCAAGTTTACCTAGTGGGCAGCGAACCTGTTGCAGCAGAACCTACTGGTCCTCGTGATGGCGCAACTGTTTACGGTACTTTTTGTATTGCTTGTCACGCATCTGGCGTAAGTGGCGCACCAAAAACGGGTGATGCTGCGGATTGGGCACCTCGTATTGCTCAAGGCCGAGATATCCTAGCGGACCACGCAATCAACGGCTTCAACGCGATGCCAGCGAAAGGCTCATGTATGGACTGTTCAGACGAAGAGATCAAAGACGCTATCGAGCACATGATCGCTGGTCTGTAA
- a CDS encoding dipeptide ABC transporter ATP-binding protein yields the protein MSLLEVKNLRIEYPSRHGVHAAVKSLSFNIERGEIVGVVGESGAGKSTVGNAVIDLLSPPGRIASGEVFLDGEKVSGLSPEDMRKVRGSKIGFIFQDPMTSLNPLFTVEQQLKETIHANMNVSDEEAYQRALDLMNQVGIPQPENRLKQYPHQFSGGMRQRVVIAIALAGEPDLIIADEPTTALDVSIQDQILGLIRELCIKKNVGCMLVTHDMGVVSNVTDRVAVMYRGDLVEFGPTAQVLGTPEHPYTHSLISAVPRSDRKLDRFPLVSYIEEAHEMEPLDVKNHWLGQSQDHREYTGPLLNVENVNLRFTTKDSFFESRREYVQASNNVSFEVHEGETFGLVGESGSGKSTIARVIAGLYAPNSGKVTFEGVDLTALKSEKERRPMRRQMQMVFQNPYTSMNPRMKIFDIIAEPIRFHKLTRNENETRQIVHDLLDHVGLGKMAGVKYPHEFSGGQRQRISIARALATRPRLLICDEPTSALDVSVQAQILNLLKDLQDELNLTMLFISHDLPVIRQMCDRVGVMQMGTLLEVAPTEQLFQSPQHEYSKQLISLMPEFTGLREEKAVANAAV from the coding sequence ATGTCACTTTTAGAAGTAAAAAATCTTCGTATCGAATACCCATCTCGTCATGGTGTGCACGCTGCGGTGAAATCGCTCTCGTTCAATATTGAGCGAGGAGAGATCGTGGGCGTAGTAGGGGAGTCTGGTGCTGGTAAGTCAACGGTTGGTAACGCGGTTATCGATCTACTGAGCCCTCCAGGTCGCATCGCGAGTGGTGAAGTCTTCTTAGATGGTGAGAAAGTATCAGGTTTATCACCTGAAGATATGCGCAAAGTACGCGGTTCAAAGATCGGGTTCATTTTCCAAGACCCGATGACATCTCTTAACCCTCTTTTCACCGTTGAGCAGCAACTGAAAGAGACGATCCACGCCAATATGAACGTTTCTGACGAAGAAGCGTATCAGCGCGCTCTGGATCTTATGAATCAGGTAGGCATTCCTCAACCTGAGAACCGTCTGAAACAGTACCCTCACCAATTCTCTGGCGGTATGCGTCAGCGTGTGGTTATCGCAATTGCACTGGCGGGTGAGCCAGATCTTATCATTGCTGATGAACCAACCACAGCACTGGATGTATCGATTCAAGACCAAATCCTAGGTCTGATTCGTGAGTTGTGTATCAAGAAGAATGTAGGTTGTATGTTGGTAACGCACGATATGGGTGTGGTTTCTAACGTAACCGATCGTGTCGCGGTAATGTACCGCGGTGACTTAGTTGAGTTTGGTCCAACGGCGCAAGTCCTTGGTACTCCTGAGCACCCATACACGCACAGCTTGATCTCTGCGGTGCCACGTTCGGATCGCAAACTTGATCGCTTCCCTCTGGTGAGCTACATCGAAGAAGCGCATGAGATGGAACCTCTGGATGTTAAAAACCACTGGTTGGGTCAAAGCCAAGATCACCGTGAATACACAGGTCCATTATTGAATGTGGAAAACGTAAACCTACGTTTTACCACTAAAGATTCGTTCTTTGAGAGCCGTCGTGAGTATGTCCAAGCTTCAAACAATGTGAGCTTTGAAGTGCATGAAGGGGAAACCTTTGGTCTTGTGGGTGAGTCTGGCTCAGGCAAATCAACAATTGCACGTGTGATTGCTGGTTTGTACGCACCAAACTCAGGCAAGGTTACCTTTGAAGGTGTTGATCTGACAGCCCTTAAGTCAGAGAAAGAGCGCCGTCCAATGCGTCGTCAGATGCAGATGGTGTTCCAAAACCCTTACACATCAATGAACCCTCGAATGAAGATATTCGACATCATTGCTGAGCCTATCCGTTTCCATAAGCTAACGCGTAACGAGAATGAAACGCGTCAGATCGTACACGATCTGTTAGATCACGTAGGTCTGGGTAAGATGGCGGGTGTTAAGTATCCACACGAATTCTCTGGTGGCCAGCGTCAGCGTATCTCTATCGCTCGTGCTCTGGCGACTCGTCCTCGTCTTCTGATCTGTGATGAACCAACGTCGGCACTGGATGTGTCGGTTCAAGCGCAAATCCTTAACCTACTAAAAGACCTACAGGATGAGCTAAACCTAACCATGCTGTTCATTAGTCACGATTTACCGGTTATTCGTCAGATGTGTGACCGCGTGGGTGTGATGCAGATGGGTACACTGCTTGAGGTTGCGCCGACCGAACAGTTGTTCCAATCACCTCAGCATGAGTACAGCAAACAATTGATTTCTTTAATGCCTGAATTTACAGGCTTACGTGAAGAAAAAGCAGTGGCGAACGCCGCGGTATAA